The Zerene cesonia ecotype Mississippi chromosome 14, Zerene_cesonia_1.1, whole genome shotgun sequence genome window below encodes:
- the LOC119831625 gene encoding glucose dehydrogenase [FAD, quinone]-like, which yields MTSVGNITEDLCKICDGRVECAPTAILLISLVHTLYGHIGPEIDYFGKNRLQLTKSESKVTVDLKEVRYKDTEDENRNEDVDIRDVEFDFIVIGGGTAGCVVASRLSENRKWKILLIEAGAEEPKMTLIPALTSEFKGSSLDWQYTMRPKKGFCQNRIDKGCEVVQGKVLGGTSSINEMAYIRGSPADYDEWALNGNEGWSFSQVLPYFKYSEGNYDKDISKNKFFHSTQGPLDVGRYPYVDDNVDVLLSAFNEMGYNYTDINGRNQLGFMRIQTTSYLGERVSTYTAFIEPIRKLRSNIVIITEALVTKINFEYKSDSLKANGIEFIKNGTKISIRASKEIILSAGAINSPKLLMQSGIGPRDYLEYLNIDVLYDLPVGGNFQDHLSVCLPVIRLARTATKINFPDKLKDITTYYTKGIGPLSANYQVVAFIESSISEVLGTPDIEFRFRGHDSNMYYDKMDMCISLLTPKSRGQVVLNATDPIFGSPLIYPNFLKNPKDEKKLLEGIQEIVKLFDTEVFKTAEYEFDPKPILNNECREHERVSEQFWLCIIRHFSAPLHNYAGTCKMGPPKDPESVVDNNLLVYGVTNLRVVDASIMPKITRGSTAAPVIMIAEKASDIIKSIWY from the exons ATGACATCAGTTGGTAACATAACTGAAGACCTTTGTAAAATATGTGACGGCAGGGTTGAATGTGCTCCGACAGCTATCCTTCTTATATCTCTAGTTCATACTCTCTACGGTCATATAGGACCAGAAATTGATTATTTCGGTAAAAATAGACTACAATTGACAAAATCTGAGAGCAAGGTTACAGTGGATTTGAAAGAAGTGAGATATAAAGATACGGAAGATGAGAATAGAAATGAAGACGTTGATATCAGGGATGTGgagtttgattttattgtgattGGCGGGGGTACTGCTGGCTGCGTGGTTGCTAGCCGACTTTCTGAAAATAGGAAGTGGAAG ATACTTTTAATAGAAGCTGGCGCGGAGGAACCTAAAATGACCCTTATTCCAGCGCTTACAAGTGAATTCAAAGGATCTTCTCTTGACTGGCAATACACAATGAGACCGAAAAAGGG GTTTTGCCAGAATCGCATAGATAAAGGCTGCGAAGTCGTGCAAGGCAAGGTTCTTGGCGGAACATCGTCTATTAACGAAATGGCCTACATAAGGGGCAGCCCCGCAGATTACGACGAGTGGGCACTTAATGGCAACGAAGGGTGGAGCTTTAGCCAAGTGCTACCGTACTTTAAATACTCCGAGGGGAATTACGACAAAGATATATcgaaaaacaaattcttccATTCAACTCAAGGTCCGCTAGATGTGGGCCGATACCCGTACGTTGATGATAACGTGGACGTTTTACTAAGCGCCTTTAATGAAATGGGTTACAACTACACTGATATAAATGGCAGAAATCAACTGGGGTTCATGAGAATACAGACAACCTCGTACTTGGGCGAAAGAGTTAGCACCTACACAGCCTTTATAGAACCAATAAGAAAACTACGTTcgaatattgttataattacagAAGCATTAGTTACTAAGATTAATTTTGAGTATAAAAGCGATAGTTTAAAAGCGAATGgtatagaatttataaaaaatggtaCAAAGATAAGTATAAGAGcatcaaaagaaataattttaagcgCTGGAGCTATTAATTCACCCAAGCTGTTAATGCAATCAGGGATAGGTCCTAGAGATTACTTggagtatttaaatatagatgttttatatgatttgCCAGTAGGAGGAAATTTTCAAGAtcatttgtctgtttgtttacCAGTGATAAGACTAGCTAGAACagctactaaaataaattttcctgATAAATTAAAGGACATAACTACTTACTATACAAAAGGTATCGGACCACTATCAGCCAATTACCAAGTAGTTGCGTTCATCGAGTCTTCTATTTCCGAAGTCCTTGGAACACCCGATATTGAATTCAGATTTCGTGGTCACGACTCTAACATGTACTACGATAAAATGGACATGTGCATATCTTTATTAACACCTAAAAGTAGAGGCCAAGTTGTGTTAAACGCAACGGATCCTATTTTCGGATCTCCGTTAATTTATCCGAATTTTCTAAAGAACCCAAAGGATGAGAAGAAACTGTTAGAAGGAATACAGGAAATAGTAAAGCTTTTTGATACAGAAGTTTTTAAAACAGCGGAATACGAATTTGATCCGaaaccaattttaaataacgaaTGCAGGGAACATGAACGTGTTTCTGAACAGTTTTGGCTTTGCATCATTAGACATTTTTCTGCGCCGCTTCATAATTATGCAGGAACGTGTAAAATGGGGCCTCCTAAAGATCCAGAATCCGTTgtcgataataatttattagtgtATGGAGTAACTAATTTAAGAGTAGTAGATGCGTCAATTATGCCTAAGATTACTAGAGGTTCCACCGCAGCACCAGTCATAATGATAGCTGAAAAAGCaagtgatataataaaaagtatttggtattaa
- the LOC119831620 gene encoding glucose dehydrogenase [FAD, quinone]-like — MLLSSYLILTVLWSVRADLFSKATRSKAEEKDIRNSVFDFIIVGGGTAGCVLANRLSAISDWKVLVLEAGEEENIDYDIPGVPTNDFRPILWNYRTERNGFSCLSRPGGSCEVKTGKVLGGSSVTNDMKYTRGSKKDYDAWHLNGEIGSLEWKFDNLLEHFKNSEDNGDYDVLMNSHYHSRGGEMHVQKFKYADRYIEIFLAAFAEMGLRSVDINTNVPEAVVNNQFTISNNTRLSTNSAFLKPVRHRKNLVVKTGVTVTKIIIDPQEKMTEGVMYTVDKGKEQPAYAKREVILTGGAINNVRLLHLSGIGPKAELAKHNITTLINLPVGLNYQDQVTTGGLAFTLGEVPAVSESQVIDDFKTWFESRTGPLASRGINQVSAFIQLYENKVAPDVELNLIGNYLRSDKFMLTNISIHTAEEINMPLPYYNLVVVNPVLLKPKSTGKVTLNKRNPKFGRPVIQANLLKESDDLDALVDSIDIALQVLNTREIKKSEIKLAPIDLFPCDRLRNRDQWNCIARHYTKAMSNPIGTCRMGNNSSNSVVSYNLRVHGLERLRIMDASVMPTHVRGSIYAPTIMIAEKGAKLIFRDWQENKGSYYNKR, encoded by the exons ATGTTATTAAG TTCATATTTAATCTTGACGGTTCTCTGGTCGGTGAGAGCGGACCTCTTCAGCAAGGCCACCAGGAGCAAGGCTGAGGAGAAGGACATACGTAACAGTGTGTTTGACTTCATCATAGTTGGTGGTGGCACTGCGGGCTGCGTCCTCGCTAACAGGCTCTCTGCTATCAGTGATTGGAAG gttttaGTTTTAGAAGCAGGAGAGGAAGAGAATATAGACTATGATATACCCGGAGTACCCACAAATGACTTTCGGCCAATATTATGGAACTACAGAACTGAGAGAAACGGTTTCTCCTGCTTATCTCGGCCTGGAGGAAGCTGTGAAGTGAAAACTGGTAAAGTTCTCGGTGGTTCTAGTGTCACCAATGACATGAAGTACACCAGAGGTTCCAAGAAAGACTACGACGCATGGCATTTGAATGGAGAAATCGGCTCTTTGGAATGGAAGTTCGATAATTTGCTAgaacatttcaaaaattctgaGGATAATG gtGACTACGATGTCTTAATGAACTCCCACTATCATTCTAGAGGAGGGGAAATGCacgtacaaaaatttaaatatgcagATCGTTATATTGAAATCTTCCTGGCAGCGTTTGCTGAAATGGGTCTACGCTCTGTAGACATAAACACAAACGTTCCAGAGGCAGTAGTTAACAACCAATTcacaatatcaaataatacaagGCTGAGTACCAACAGCGCTTTTCTTAAGCCTGTGAGACATAGAAAGAATTTGGTTGTTAAAACAGGCGTGACtgttactaaaataataattgatccACAAGAAAAAATGACTGAGGGCGTGATGTATACTGTAGATAAAGGAAAAGAACAACCAGCGTATGCTAAAAGGGAAGTTATATTGACCGGAGGAgctattaataatgttaggtTGTTGCATTTGTCAGGTATAGGACCCAAAGCCGAATTAGCTAAACATAACATAACGACGCTTATCAATTTACCAGTAGGGCTAAACTATCAAGACCAAGTTACTACAGGAGGATTAGCTTTTACGCTAGGTGAAGTCCCAGCAGTGAGTGAATCTCAGGTCAttgatgattttaaaacatgGTTTGAAAGTCGAACGGGTCCTCTCGCGTCTCGTGGAATAAATCAAGTATCCGCTTTCATtcaattgtatgaaaataaagtagCACCTGATGTGGAATTGAATTTGATAGGTAATTATTTGCGCAGCGACAAGTTTATGCTTACCAATATTAGTATTCACACTGCGGAAGAAATCAACATGCCACTGCCATACTATAATTTAGTTGTTGTAAATCCAGTATTATTGAAGCCAAAAAGTACTGGTAAAGTGacattaaacaaaagaaatccAAAGTTCGGCCGACCTGTTATACAAGCGAATTTGTTGAAAGAGTCAGACGATTTAGATGCTCTTGTTGATAGCATAGACATTGCTCTGCAGGTGTTAAATAcgagagaaataaagaaaagtgaAATAAAGTTAGCGCCCATTGATTTATTTCCTTGTGATAGACTAAGAAATAGAGATCAATGGAATTGTATTGCAAGACATTATACGAAAGCAATGAGTAATCCAATTGGTACTTGTCGAATGGGTAATAACAGTTCCAATTCAGTAGTTTCTTACAACTTGAGAGTTCATGGTTTAGAAAGATTAAGAATAATGGATGCATCCGTAATGCCCACTCATGTACGAGGAAGTATCTACGCTCCTACTATTATGATTGCAGAGAAAGGagctaaattaatatttcgagACTGGCAGGAAAACAAAGGAAGCTATTACAATAAACGGTGA